From Macaca fascicularis isolate 582-1 chromosome 14, T2T-MFA8v1.1, a single genomic window includes:
- the TBX10 gene encoding T-box transcription factor TBX10, producing MAAFLSAGFGILAPSETYPLPTTSSGWEPQLGSPFPSGPCTSSTGAQAVAESNGQGPKNPRVSSVTVQLEMKPLWEEFNQLGTEMIVTKAGRRMFPPFQVKILGMDSLADYALLMDFIPLDDKRYRYAFHSSAWLVAGKADPATPGRVHFHPDSPAKGAQWMRQIVSFDKLKLTNNLLDDNGHIILNSMHRYQPRFHVVFVDPRKDSERYAQENFKSFIFTETQFTAVTAYQNHRITQLKIASNPFAKGFRESDPDSWPVAPQPLLSVPARSHSSLSPCLLKGATERKKDPNKASASTSRTPARLHHQLLPPSEALLAPATYRPVTYQSLYSGASNHLGIPRTRPAPYPLPNIRADSDQGGLPLPAGLGLLSPTVVCLGPGQDSQ from the exons CCTTCCTGTCCGCTGGCTTCGGCATACTTGCACCCTCAGAGACCTACCCACTACCCACAACCAGCTCTGGCTGGGAGCCCCAGCTGGGGTCGCCATTCCCATCAGGCCCTTGCACCAGCTCTACTGGGGCCCAAGCTGTGGCCGAGTCCAATGGGCAGGGCCCCAAGAACCCACGTGTGTCCAGTGTGACGGTTCAGTTGGAGATGAAGCCTCTGTGGGAGGAATTCAACCAGCTGGGAACTGAGATGATCGTTACCAAGGCAGGCAG AAGGATGTTTCCCCCCTTCCAGGTGAAGATCCTGGGTATGGACTCCCTGGCTGACTACGCCCTGCTCATGGACTTCATCCCCCTGGACGACAAGAGATACAG GTATGCCTTCCACAGCTCGGCCTGGCTGGTGGCGGGCAAGGCAGACCCAGCCACACCCGGCCGCGTGCACTTCCACCCTGACTCACCGGCCAAGGGCGCCCAGTGGATGCGCCAGATCGTGTCCTTCGACAAGCTCAAGCTGACCAACAACCTGCTGGATGACAATGGCCAC ATCATTCTCAACTCCATGCACCGCTACCAGCCCCGTTTCCACGTGGTCTTCGTGGACCCACGCAAGGACAGTGAGCGCTACGCCCAGGAGAACTTCAAATCCTTCATCTTCACGGAGACCCAGTTCACAGCCGTGACGGCCTATCAGAACCACAGG ATCACCCAGCTGAAAATCGCCAGCAACCCTTTTGCCAAGGGCTTTAGAGAGAGTGACCCGGACTCCTG GCCTGTGGCCCCACAGCCCCTGCTCAGTGTCCCAGCCCGGAGTCACAGCAGCCTCAGTCCCTGTTTGCTGAAGGGCGccacagagaggaagaaag ACCCCAACAAAGCTTCAGCTTCCACCTCCAGGACCCCTGCTCGGCTCCATCATCAGCTGCTGCCCCCATCTGAGGCCCTGCTGGCCCCAGCCACCTACAGGCCTGTCACCTATCAGAGCCTGTACTCTGGAGCCTCAAACCACCTAGGGATCCCAAGGACCCGACCGGCACCATACCCCCTCCCCAACATCCGGGCTGATAGTGATCAAGGaggcctgcctctcccagctggGCTGGGGCTCCTGTCCCCCACTGTGGTGTGCCTGGGGCCTGGCCAGGACTCCCAGTGA